Genomic window (Leptospira kirschneri serovar Cynopteri str. 3522 CT):
AATTTTTCTGCGGATGGAAAGATCTTTTACGATAAACCTTCCGGGAAGATGTATATAGAACTTGCTGATCCTTTTTTCGGAATGATTGTATCTAGAGTATATACGGACGGAAATTCGATTCATATCAAAACCGCAAATGGCGGAACGCAGGTTCTTCCGATGGGAGATATTCTTCTTAAAGATCCAAGCGGTAAAAAACAATCTACAATTCCATTTCCGGTTTTATATTCTCTTTTATCCAACAATAGTTCCGGTCTTGCGGGAACGGATCCGATTTATGTGAATCTTTCTGAAAAGGCGATTCTTGTTAAAAAACCTGGGGAAGACATTACTTTTTGGACGACTGATTTTGGAATTTCTTCTGTGGAATTACTTTCTAAAAAAAGTAATCTCAAGGCGATTACAAAGGTTCAAGGGACGGTTTCTTTTCCTCCAAAAAACACAATCACAAGAATCGTAGAACCGAAAACCAATTTGGATCAAAATAAGATAGAGATTAAAATGAAAAGAATTTCTCTTTCCGAAACGATTTCTGCTTCTAAATTTCAATTTTAAAATATAAAGATCTGTAATTCCTATCAAAATAAATTTAAGGATTGATTCTAAAATTATAAATAGATTAAAAAACTAAATGCATGTTTTAGAATATATTAAATAAATAATGAATCATTTTGGGAAATATGTTCTTTGATTTATTTGAAATTTATAAAAAATGTAGAGTGGGTTGTTAAATAAGGAGAAATGAATATGCTTTCCGAAATCAGAAATGGTCATATTATGGAGTTTTATATTGAAACTAACGAAGTGAATTCTTTGAACGTAGAATTTTTCAAAACGTTTTCCGCAAAACTGGATTTAATCGCTAAGGATCAGTCGATCAAATCGGTCATCTTAACTTCTAAAAACGAAAAGTTTTTTTCCAACGGTTTTAATCCCGGAATTTTTGTAGATAAATCTTCGGAAGAAATCAAAAACGTTATGCGTATCGCTTTGGAAACTGCATCTAAATATTTATTTTTGGATAGACCGGTAATTTGTGCGATGAACGGACATTCTATGGGTTTGGGAGCGGTGTTTGCGATCTTTTCTGATTATAGAATTATGGTGGGAAAAAAGGGAAGGTTTTGTTTTCCAGAATCACAGATTGGAATCAACTTTCCCGCGGTTCCTGGTTTTATGCTTAAGGAAATCGTAGGAATTACGAAAGCGAGAGATCTTTTGTATTCCGGAAAAGCTCTCAAAGCGGAAGAGGCTTTGGAAATCGGTTTGATTGATGAGGTTGTTTCTTCGGATGATCTTATAACTCGTGCTCGAAAATACTGTGATCAGTTCAAGGATATGGCGATCGGTTCCGTGATTGGAATTAAAGTTTCTTTGCGTGATCCTGTTCGTGTTTTTGCGGAACATAACGCGGAAAGAGACGTTGAACTGATTTCGGAGGCCATATTTTCTAAAAATGGTCAGGAAGGTATGAAGTCAATCTTAGAAAAAAGAAGACCCATATTTCAGTAAATTGGAATATTTTAATAAAATAATTAACTGAAGTTTATCTTGTTTTCGGAAATTGAATCTTAAATTTAGAAAGAATTTTATTGTAAGAAAACCTTTATGAAGTAGGTTTTCAATTTTTGTAATGACCAGAAAACGGTGTTTCCATCAGAAATTTGAATGGCGAAGTTCTTTGGGTTTTTAAAAATTTCCGAAACCTGTTCCCAAATTTTAGTGTGAACTCTTTTTAAAGGATCGATTGAATGTGGTAGTTCCCACAGATTACGTCACATTTTGAATTCGCTGAATTTAATTCTTGCATGAATTTTATTTTAACGTAAATCCCATGTAGAAAATCAGAAAGAATTTTTTAAAAGTATGAGTTCCTACAATTTTAGAATTCATTCGTAAAATCGTGATCTGTGGTAGTTCCCACATTTTAGA
Coding sequences:
- a CDS encoding LolA family protein; translated protein: MKFKVYFNILIFISILSGGGCTTTQIEEISFPDKGNLKFLSSKNPEAAKILKAVRDLEAKNSSYSGEFSMRIENFVPKKENFSADGKIFYDKPSGKMYIELADPFFGMIVSRVYTDGNSIHIKTANGGTQVLPMGDILLKDPSGKKQSTIPFPVLYSLLSNNSSGLAGTDPIYVNLSEKAILVKKPGEDITFWTTDFGISSVELLSKKSNLKAITKVQGTVSFPPKNTITRIVEPKTNLDQNKIEIKMKRISLSETISASKFQF
- a CDS encoding enoyl-CoA hydratase/isomerase family protein; protein product: MLSEIRNGHIMEFYIETNEVNSLNVEFFKTFSAKLDLIAKDQSIKSVILTSKNEKFFSNGFNPGIFVDKSSEEIKNVMRIALETASKYLFLDRPVICAMNGHSMGLGAVFAIFSDYRIMVGKKGRFCFPESQIGINFPAVPGFMLKEIVGITKARDLLYSGKALKAEEALEIGLIDEVVSSDDLITRARKYCDQFKDMAIGSVIGIKVSLRDPVRVFAEHNAERDVELISEAIFSKNGQEGMKSILEKRRPIFQ